A genomic region of Spodoptera frugiperda isolate SF20-4 chromosome 31, AGI-APGP_CSIRO_Sfru_2.0, whole genome shotgun sequence contains the following coding sequences:
- the LOC118276352 gene encoding uncharacterized protein LOC118276352: protein MFLKKSLVLAFTAFVLCESGFVEQLPKCKLSDNECKRGLIESALRILAKTGLPEKGIPKIDPFSIHNVSLSIPDVIDLTLVDGRVKGIKDCAMNKFTASIEDEHASLEMTCDITIKGQYKVFSDSPFIKTFSGGETVNGEGNGKVKIDKIFLRFDFDYFFQNRDGQVYIKCKNDKLKYNYDVKGKMVFYADNLFIGGKESSKSVMDVMNQNWKFLMTTFGKPFMDKSTDFIMEFLQKLFDVIPANNMFEDDLSKYARDE, encoded by the exons ATGTTCCTCAAAAAGTCACTGGTTTTAGCGTTCACGGCTTTTGTTTTGTGTGAATCTGGATTCG TGGAACAATTACCAAAATGTAAGCTGAGCGACAATGAATGTAAAAGAGGCCTTATCGAGTCTGCGCTAAGGATTCTTGCCAAAACGGGACTTCCTGAGAAAGGAATTCCTAAAATCGATCCTTTCTCCATTCACAATGTCTCTCTGTCAATTCCCGATGTTATTGACCTTACTTTAGTCGACGGTCGTGTCAAGGGCATCAAGGATTGCGCTATGAATAAgtttac CGCCAGTATTGAAGATGAGCATGCTTCTTTGGAAATGACATGTGACATCACAATCAAAGGGCAGTATAAAGTATTTTCTGACAGTCCTTTCATCAAGACCTTCTCTGGCGGTGAAACTGTTAATGGCGAAGGAAATGGAAAAGTCAAAAttg ATAAGATATTCCTTAGATTTGACTTCGATTATTTCTTCCAAAATCGAGATGGACAGGTCTACATCAAATGCAAAAATGATAAATTGAAGTATAACTATGACGTCAAAGGGAAAATGGTGTTCTACGCTGATAATTTGTTCATAGGAGGCAAAGAGTCCA GCAAGTCTGTGATGGACGTGATGAATCAAAACTGGAAGTTCTTGATGACCACATTCGGAAAGCCGTTCATGGATAAGTCTACTGATTTTATCATGGAGTTCCTTCAAAAACTCTTCGATGTGATACCAGCAAACAATATGTTTGAGGATGATTTAAGTAAATATGCAAGGGATGAGTAA